In the Mytilus trossulus isolate FHL-02 chromosome 1, PNRI_Mtr1.1.1.hap1, whole genome shotgun sequence genome, one interval contains:
- the LOC134682488 gene encoding cartilage matrix protein-like, giving the protein MIFILLVLIAATHIATGWNRYYHRNNYYNNYGTTEMSTGPTTEDTSNSSVTTNPFTDSFTTEMTTGHTTEDISASTVTMNPFTDSFTTEMTTGHTTEDISTSTVTMNPSSIGTSNSNYRIPVTVRPSKIGCGKKGDIIFVLDSSGSVGTSNWKVMLKFVQDVINIFTIGKNDVQVGVDIYANSASTRIRLNSYQSKTQLMDAVKSISYTNGGTATNRAIHHLISSSFSSSHGSRVGVPKIGIILTDGRSNSQYSTIAAANAARRKGIELFTIGIGSSVNTIELKGVANDPDSIFYFSVHNFKALQSIESRLASETCQNLNPIVGCKAGADIIFLVDNSGSVGSSNFNTTLTFISDIVDGLNIGTDKDKFQLGVLTFHTPVKAEFNLDAYQDKQDIQKAIMEIRYEGGGTNTGGAIKYLHTTAFSRASGHRPGYPMIGILITDGYSSNKAETRKEAMNARLKGVKMFSIGIGNAIDTTELESVASEPKSQFVFTAASFKLLKSIESLLLSKTCEVADITCWGKTDIVFLLEDSCHIGETNFNKMLQMVVNLAEEVPIGNGNIQIGVNTFKCTAKSEFVLGKYKTGNDIIKAVQRIKYTGGKVSIGKAIEYTRKNSFPGSRSKAKKLMIILTNGSDKALSKTLGEAQKARNSNIKIMVIGIGDYTHQDCLQGMATVPHDKYIFSQDSFDPLRNMRDVLIQRKCSA; this is encoded by the exons atgattttcattttgttagTATTGATAGCAGCTACACATATTGCTACAG GATGGAATCGTTATTACCATCGAAATAATTATTACAACAACTATGGTACAACTGAAATGTCAACAGGACCTACAACAGAAGATACTAGTAACAGTTCGGTTACTACGAATCCCTTTACAGATTCATTTACTACTGAAATGACAACAGGACACACAACAGAAGATATAAGTGCTAGTACAGTTACTATGAATCCCTTTACAGATTCATTTACTACTGAAATGACGACAGGACACACAACAGAAGATATAAGTACTAGTACAGTTACTATGAATCCCTCTTCTATTGGTACTAGTAATTCGAATTATAGAATACCAGTAACTGTTCGACCAAGCAAAATtg GATGTGGGAAGAAGGGAGACATAATATTTGTGTTAGATTCATCTGGCAGTGTAGGAACATCAAACTGGAAAGTTATGCTGAAGTTTGTGCAAGATGTCATCAATATTTTTACTATTGGTAAAAATGATGTTCAGGTTGGGGTTGATATATATGCTAATTCTGCTTCTACACGCATAAGACTGAACTCTTACCAATCAAAGACACAGTTGATGGATGCTGTGAAAAGTATTTCCTATACTAATGGTGGAACAGCTACAAACCGAGCGATACATCATTTGATAAGCAGCAGTTTTTCGTCGTCACATG GTAGCCGGGTTGGAGTTCCGAAGATTGGTATCATATTAACAGATGGCAGATCAAATTCTCAATATTCAACAATAGCTGCTGCCAACGCCGCCAGAAGGAAGGGAATCGAGTTGTTTACTATTGGAATAGGTAGTAGTGTCAATACTATAGAACTGAAAGGAGTAGCAAATGATCCGGACAGTATTTTTTACTTCAGTGTCCACAATTTCAAAGCGTTGCAGTCAATTGAGAGTAGATTAGCATCAGAAACATGTCAGA ATCTTAACCCGATAGTTG GTTGCAAAGCGGGTGCTGATATTATTTTCCTCGTTGATAATTCTGGAAGTGTTGGTTCAAGTAATTTTAATACCACCTTGACGTTTATTTCTGATATTGTTGACGGTCTAAATATCGGCACAGACAAAGACAAATTTCAATTGGGAGTACTAACATTTCATACTCCAGTGAAggcagaatttaatcttgacgCATATCAAGATAAACAAGACATACAGAAAGCCATCATGGAAATCAGATACGAAGGAGGTGGGACAAATACAGGAGGAgctattaaatatttacacacaACAGCATTCTCGAGAGCGTCGG gtCATAGGCCTGGCTATCCAATGATTGGAATATTAATAACAGATGGGTATTCATCAAACAAGGCAGAAACTCGAAAGGAAGCAATGAACGCGCGGTTGAAGGGTGTAAAAATGTTTTCCATAGGAATTGGTAATGCCATTGACACGACCGAACTTGAAAGTGTTGCTAGCGAACCAAAAAGTCAGTTTGTTTTCACTGCTGCCAGTTTCAAATTATTGAAATCTATTGAATCATTATTGCTGAGTAAGACATGCGAAG ttGCTGATATCA CTTGTTGGGGGAAAACAGACATTGTTTTTCTACTCGAGGATTCCTGTCATATCGGAGAGAcgaatttcaataaaatgttacaaatgGTTGTAAACCTTGCGGAAGAAGTCCCAATTGGTAACGGAAATATTCAGATTGGTGTCAATACTTTCAAATGTACTGCTAAATCCGAATTTGTACTTGGAAAGTACAAAACTGGAAATGATATCATTAAAGCTGTCCAGAGAATTAAGTACACAGGTGGAAAAGTGTCTATTGGCAAGGCTATTGAATACACCAGAAAGAACAGTTTTCCAG GAAGTCGCAGTAAAGCGAAGAAGTTGATGATTATTCTTACAAATGGATCTGACAAGGCTCTATCAAAAACACTAGGAGAAGCCCAAAAAGCCAGAAACAGTAACATAAAGATTATGGTAATAGGAATCGGCGATTATACCCATCAAGATTGTCTCCAGGGAATGGCAACAGTACCTCatgataaatacatattttcccAAGACAGTTTTGATCCTCTAAGAAACATGCGGGATGTTTTAATACAAAGAAAATGCTCTG caTAA